From the genome of Leguminivora glycinivorella isolate SPB_JAAS2020 chromosome 26, LegGlyc_1.1, whole genome shotgun sequence, one region includes:
- the LOC125239983 gene encoding uncharacterized protein LOC125239983 → MKKHKENLFSTKFRLLNSQEYSEEIIWSSSDSSEFEDVDNKANFNNITNKKLNRKRKRKSKVPSNVSNLDITIIDVNKDGEGGKSPVLTCKTKCKSIENVLDKTYSISRYVENSNNKTDLTSPVLCTGTQRANIIMKSPVIAQKYASPVHSPKVRKTLFSESKNDNTTQKDKRSTSPVLSHYFPRDRRNIQDNIKVEIENTQIIETQNSILGEDRLHSTESSKSSGNVELINKVKSFFDNQFSSENCSQVSIADTPTPHNISNDDVEIISITQMTSTESSVRTVKHTNSTDNSAIEAEKSKKIRYKKDGLAYRLCSLLKKNCANISLWQHERFLAENSNFKIPKGEHLVFRIQKVEFKYGSYLLDTMDINDEVFLILINNSYVNNCVFSVDSVFKLYEPYQIFSFGEKRLIVHVCKFECITIDL, encoded by the coding sequence ATGAAAAAACATAAAGAAAACTTATTTTCGACGAAGTTTCGCTTATTGAATTCGCAAGAATATTCGGAAGAGATTATCTGGTCATCAAGTGACTCCAGCGAGTTCGAAGATGTCGACAACAAAGCGAATTTTAATAACATAACCAACAAGAAACTAAATCGTAAAAGAAAACGCAAATCAAAGGTTCCCAGTAACGTTTCTAACTTAGATATCACTATAATTGACGTGAATAAAGACGGAGAAGGCGGTAAATCTCCAGTTTTAACCTGTAAAACTAAATGTAAGTCAATTGAAAATGTTCTTGATAAGACATATTCAATATCAAGATACGTTGAAAATAGCAACAATAAGACTGATCTGACGTCACCTGTACTGTGTACCGGTACACAGAGAGCTAATATTATCATGAAGAGTCCCGTAATAGCTCAGAAGTATGCATCTCCGGTTCACAGTCCCAAGGTGAGAAAAACATTATTTAGTGAAAGTAAAAATGATAATACAACCCAAAAAGACAAAAGAAGTACTTCTCCTGTACTTAGTCACTACTTTCCACGTGACCGAAGAAATATACAAGATAACATTAAAGTAGAGATTGAAAATACTCAAATTATAGAAACACAGAATTCTATACTAGGAGAAGACAGGTTACACAGTACCGAAAGCTCAAAAAGCTCTGGTAATGTTGAATTGATCAATAAAGTGAAGTCCTTCTTTGATAATCAGTTTAGTTCTGAAAATTGTTCACAAGTTTCAATTGCCGATACTCCTACACCGCATAATATCTCAAATGATGATGTAGAGATAATATCCATTACTCAGATGACTTCAACCGAAAGTAGTGTCAGAACAGTGAAACATACAAATTCCACAGACAATTCTGCAATAGAGGCTGAAAAATCTAAGAAAATAAGGTATAAGAAAGACGGCCTAGCATACAGACTATGttcactattaaaaaaaaattgtgctaATATTTCTCTATGGCAACACGAAAGGTTCCTGGCTGAaaattctaatttcaaaatacctaaaggcGAGCATTTAGTGTTCCGAATTCAAAAAGTTGAATTCAAATATGGAAGCTATCTACTGGACACTATGGATATTAATGATGAggtgtttttaattttgatcAATAAtagttatgtaaataattgtgtATTTAGTGTAGATAGTGTTTTTAAGTTGTATGAGCCTTATCAAATATTTAGTTTTGGTGAAAAAAGGTTGatagtccatgtttgtaaatTTGAATGTATTACTATAgatttataa
- the LOC125239974 gene encoding zinc finger protein OZF-like: MEIALDSQSKNENVPYRHKCLVCSKEFSQKSSLISHIKLHTKSDMYQCDYCLKTYNRKSTLEQHIRKHTKSNIYQCELCYKYYTVKAKLKIHLRSHEKVNFFSCNICNRSYTHKHSLVSHLLSHKGLTHTCEYCGKVYRNKSNVERHLLTHEGVKPYQCNVCLKKFYQKIHLMKHLTIHSGERKFQCLICDKCFGRKDSLVKHGKIHTLKYKDNIKLLDSTDDNILIQRIYKHFNEKNELSIGNYGIDNNQDYAFENGEMNATPEEELECISFTNEPTNDISKENITEDILKTTPKLENIKYNCNICNKSYKHEKSLKLHTKLHTSDAIACEVCAKVFTVFSKYEAHRLSHMGVKRFGCELCEKRFTARHSLEAHYRAHDGDKPVQCAECGMRFTKQSSFVRHSRTHRPHGPRTHRPPSELLCAACGRRFNRKDVLAVHMRKCLK, encoded by the exons ATGGAGATAGCACTAGATTCACAGAGCAAAAATGAAAATGTTCCATACAGACATAAATGCCTTGTTTGCAGCAAAGAATTTTCTCAAAAGAGCAGCTTAATATCACATATCAAGCTCCACACAAAATCTGATATGTACCAATGTGATTATTGCCTTAAAACATACAATAGAAAGTCAACTTTGGAACAACATATCAGAAAACATACTAAATCAAATATCTATCAATGTGAActatgttataaatattatactgttaaagcaaaattaaaaattcaccTGAGAAGTCATGAGAAAGTAAATTTTTTCTCTTGCAATATATGTAATCGAAGTTACACACATAAACATAGCCTGGTGTCTCATTTACTTTCACATAAAGGGCTTACACACACTTGCGAATATTGCGGCAAAGTGTATAGGAACAAATCAAATGTGGAAAGGCATTTATTAACACATGAAGGTGTAAAACCATATCAATGCAATGTGTGTTTGAAGAAATTCTaccaaaaaatacatttaatgaAGCATTTAACTATCCATAGTGGGGAGAGGAAATTCCAATGTCTTATTTGTGACAAATGTTTTGGTAGAAAAGACAGTTTGGTGAAACATggtaaaatacatactttaaaatataaagaCAATATAAAGCTGCTCGATTCTACAGatgataatattttaatacaaaGGATTTACAAGCATTTTAATGAGAAAAATGAATTATCAATAGGTAATTATGGAATTGATAACAACCAAGACTATGCATTTGAAAATGGTGAAATGAATGCCACACCTGAAGAAGAATTAGAATGCATAAGTTTCACAAATGAGCCCACAAATGATATAAGTAAAGAAAATATAACAGAAGACATTTTAAAAACTACTCCAAAAttagaaaatataaaatacaattgcAATATATGCAATAAGAGTTACAAGCATGAAAAATCACTAAAACTACACACAAAGTTACACACATCAGACGCTATAGCATGCGAGGTATGCGCTAAAGTTTTCACCGTATTCAGCAAGTATGAAGCGCACAGACTATCTCATATGGGAGTGAAGCGGTTCGGTTGTGAGTTGTGTGAGAAGAGGTTCACAGCGAGGCATTCTTTGGAGGCGCACTACCGGGCTCATGATGGGGACAAGCCGGTTCAGTGTGCGGAGTGTGGGATGAG GTTCACAAAGCAAAGCTCCTTCGTCCGGCATTCGCGTACACACCGACCGCACGGGCCGCGCACACACCGACCACCCAGCGAGCTTCTGTGCGCCGCGTGCGGACGCCGGTTCAATAGGAAAGACGTGCTAGCTGTTCATATGAGGAAatgtcttaaataa